From Sinorhizobium sp. RAC02, a single genomic window includes:
- a CDS encoding tripartite tricarboxylate transporter TctB family protein, translating into MTERPYWIAAATVGWGAVVLWKAAELPQFDQYAHVGPGFMPSAVGFGLVLLGLMLALQIRRGVSFEEQSAEDVSEDHHVSYKALGLVALACALPMLTMKPLGFVVTCTGCFVLIAAAFKSRRWHLDIVIGLGFALLCWWLFRKLGVQLGGLLPMMGV; encoded by the coding sequence ATGACGGAACGCCCCTATTGGATTGCGGCGGCAACGGTCGGCTGGGGAGCCGTCGTTCTCTGGAAGGCCGCGGAATTGCCCCAGTTCGACCAGTACGCCCATGTCGGCCCGGGCTTCATGCCCTCGGCCGTCGGGTTCGGTCTGGTCCTGCTGGGCTTGATGCTGGCGCTGCAGATCCGCCGGGGCGTTTCGTTCGAGGAGCAGAGCGCCGAGGATGTGAGCGAGGACCACCACGTCTCCTACAAGGCGCTTGGTCTCGTCGCTTTGGCCTGTGCCTTGCCGATGCTGACGATGAAGCCGCTTGGCTTCGTCGTCACCTGCACCGGCTGTTTCGTGCTGATCGCGGCGGCGTTCAAATCGCGCCGCTGGCACCTGGATATCGTTATCGGCCTCGGCTTTGCGCTGTTGTGCTGGTGGCTCTTCCGCAAGCTGGGTGTCCAGCTCGGCGGTCTTCTTCCGATGATGGGGGTGTAG